One region of Vespa crabro chromosome 15, iyVesCrab1.2, whole genome shotgun sequence genomic DNA includes:
- the LOC124429535 gene encoding synaptonemal complex protein 1-like isoform X1: MCKSLLATRLTELNQQLATIVKLQKMEDEYDKSSVLYSKLCDCPHHILPTGENKKKISCNINTCKTRKRCTCLCQCNKTSKSYKNDEKSKEISSTQSYDDKAVKNNVHDTEIGQVCNTRLENVQDLEKIKSARKEIIQERIINKTDKTEDTSIEVPVQDNDKSKKPKEIMILSDDNDKDVNTEEIKILQDDNDLSNEKKQKRDLEEKLQNAKQHLTKLKENGEQQISFLKDALQKAEEQLAQAKKETITITADRDRLLQTVSTLKEEINNVIGKNVSLHRECQDLKCKLQTASECETKTCTVVQDEVNLIKSIVKQKEEILQAEIIELKGLIAELTNVTKIQERRICELTNICKKQQCGLRDKSKMIIEKESKIFEIQSLLKSYSCKCTGMQNDIQNLESTLNKESNTCNGLKEELERFKDDYNCMLNIKTKIIEEQDETIKKQKRLLQDSESMAQQAASEFEEIRNELVHEKETCESLRIALITAEVQLNQKYNVECKKCQNLIAEVNLLDQQKQKALIAAKEALRKLCISVRDYQRELVFERQQCKFLTLKLKEKQDEVEYIKKEFAYKKKTIVRRTSDFLS; this comes from the exons ATGTGTAAGTCTCTTCTTGCAACACGTTTAACTGAACTTAATCAACAACTTGCAACAATtgttaaattacaaaaaatggAAGATGAATATGACAAAAGTTCAGTCCTATATTCTaag CTTTGTGATTGTCCACATCACATATTACCCACtggagaaaataagaaaaaaatatcatgtaATATCAACACTTGCAAAACACGAAAAAGATGTACTTGCCTTTGTCAATGCAATAAAACAAgcaaat CctataaaaatgatgaaaaaagtaaagaaatctCAAGTACACAATCATATGATGATAAAGCCGTAAAGAATAATGTACATGATACTGAAATTG GACAGGTATGTAATACAAGATTAGAAAATGTACAggatttagaaaaaataaaatctgcaagaaaagaaattatacaagaaagaattataaataaaacagataAAACAGAAGATACTTCTATAGAGGTACCAGTGCAAGAcaatgataaaagtaaaaaaccaaaagaaattATGATACTGAGTGATGACAATGATAAAGATGTTAATacagaagaaattaaaatactgCAGGATGATAAT GATTTatctaacgaaaaaaaacagaagagagATTTGGAGGAGAAGTTGCAAAATGCGAAGCAACATTTAACAAAGCtgaaagaaaatggagaacAGCAAATATCTTTCCTAAAAGATGCTCTACAAAAAGCTGAGGAGCAACTTGcacaagcaaaaaaagaaactattacaattactgcagatagagatagattaTTACAAACTGTATCAACACTAAAG gaggaaataaataatgtaattgGCAAAAATGTGTCTTTACATCGCGAATGCCAGgatttaaaatgtaaattgcAAACAGCTTCTGAATGTGAAACGAAAAC tTGCACAGTTGTTCAAGATGAAGTTAATCTTATAAAATCTATagttaaacaaaaagaagagatttTACAGgcagaaataattgaattaaaaggATTGATTGCAGAACTTACAAATGTtacaaaaatacaagaaagaagaatatgtGAATTAACTAACATTTGTAAAAAACAACAATGTGGTTTAcgtgataaaagtaaaatgattattgaaaag GAAtctaaaatattcgaaatccAATCACTACTTAAGTCATATAGTTGCAAATGCACAGGAATGCAAAATGATATTCAAAATTTAGAATCTACTTTAAATAAAGAATCAAATACATGTAATGGTTTAAAAGAGGAGTTAGAACGTTTTAAGGATGATTATAATTGTATGTTAaacattaaaacaaaaattatagaagAACAAGATGAAACGATCAAAAAACAGAAACGA TTATTGCAAGATAGCGAAAGTATGGCTCAACAAGCAGCTTCTGAATTTGAGGAAATTAGGAACGAACTTGttcatgaaaaagaaacatgtgAATCTTTAAGAATTGCATTAATTACTGCAGAAGttcaattaaatcaaaaatataatgtgGAATGCAAGAAATGTCAAAATTTAATTGCAGAAGTGAATTTGTTAGatcaacaaaaacaaaaagcatTAATTGCAGCAAAAGAAgctttaagaaaattatgcaTTTCTGTAAGAGATTACCAAAGGGAATTGGTCTTTGAAAGACAGCAATGTAAATTTCTAACATTAAAACTGAAGGAAAAGCAAGATGAAGTTgaatacattaaaaaagaatttgcttataaaaaaaaaacaattgtgCGCAGAACAAGTGACTTTTTATCTTAA
- the LOC124429535 gene encoding ERC protein 2-like isoform X2: MCKSLLATRLTELNQQLATIVKLQKMEDEYDKSSVLYSKLCDCPHHILPTGENKKKISCNINTCKTRKRCTCLCQCNKTSKSYKNDEKSKEISSTQSYDDKAVKNNVHDTEIGQVCNTRLENVQDLEKIKSARKEIIQERIINKTDKTEDTSIEVPVQDNDKSKKPKEIMILSDDNDKDVNTEEIKILQDDNDLSNEKKQKRDLEEKLQNAKQHLTKLKENGEQQISFLKDALQKAEEQLAQAKKETITITADRDRLLQTVSTLKEEINNVIGKNVSLHRECQDLKCKLQTASECETKTCTVVQDEVNLIKSIVKQKEEILQAEIIELKGLIAELTNVTKIQERRICELTNICKKQQCGLRDKSKMIIEKLLQDSESMAQQAASEFEEIRNELVHEKETCESLRIALITAEVQLNQKYNVECKKCQNLIAEVNLLDQQKQKALIAAKEALRKLCISVRDYQRELVFERQQCKFLTLKLKEKQDEVEYIKKEFAYKKKTIVRRTSDFLS; encoded by the exons ATGTGTAAGTCTCTTCTTGCAACACGTTTAACTGAACTTAATCAACAACTTGCAACAATtgttaaattacaaaaaatggAAGATGAATATGACAAAAGTTCAGTCCTATATTCTaag CTTTGTGATTGTCCACATCACATATTACCCACtggagaaaataagaaaaaaatatcatgtaATATCAACACTTGCAAAACACGAAAAAGATGTACTTGCCTTTGTCAATGCAATAAAACAAgcaaat CctataaaaatgatgaaaaaagtaaagaaatctCAAGTACACAATCATATGATGATAAAGCCGTAAAGAATAATGTACATGATACTGAAATTG GACAGGTATGTAATACAAGATTAGAAAATGTACAggatttagaaaaaataaaatctgcaagaaaagaaattatacaagaaagaattataaataaaacagataAAACAGAAGATACTTCTATAGAGGTACCAGTGCAAGAcaatgataaaagtaaaaaaccaaaagaaattATGATACTGAGTGATGACAATGATAAAGATGTTAATacagaagaaattaaaatactgCAGGATGATAAT GATTTatctaacgaaaaaaaacagaagagagATTTGGAGGAGAAGTTGCAAAATGCGAAGCAACATTTAACAAAGCtgaaagaaaatggagaacAGCAAATATCTTTCCTAAAAGATGCTCTACAAAAAGCTGAGGAGCAACTTGcacaagcaaaaaaagaaactattacaattactgcagatagagatagattaTTACAAACTGTATCAACACTAAAG gaggaaataaataatgtaattgGCAAAAATGTGTCTTTACATCGCGAATGCCAGgatttaaaatgtaaattgcAAACAGCTTCTGAATGTGAAACGAAAAC tTGCACAGTTGTTCAAGATGAAGTTAATCTTATAAAATCTATagttaaacaaaaagaagagatttTACAGgcagaaataattgaattaaaaggATTGATTGCAGAACTTACAAATGTtacaaaaatacaagaaagaagaatatgtGAATTAACTAACATTTGTAAAAAACAACAATGTGGTTTAcgtgataaaagtaaaatgattattgaaaag TTATTGCAAGATAGCGAAAGTATGGCTCAACAAGCAGCTTCTGAATTTGAGGAAATTAGGAACGAACTTGttcatgaaaaagaaacatgtgAATCTTTAAGAATTGCATTAATTACTGCAGAAGttcaattaaatcaaaaatataatgtgGAATGCAAGAAATGTCAAAATTTAATTGCAGAAGTGAATTTGTTAGatcaacaaaaacaaaaagcatTAATTGCAGCAAAAGAAgctttaagaaaattatgcaTTTCTGTAAGAGATTACCAAAGGGAATTGGTCTTTGAAAGACAGCAATGTAAATTTCTAACATTAAAACTGAAGGAAAAGCAAGATGAAGTTgaatacattaaaaaagaatttgcttataaaaaaaaaacaattgtgCGCAGAACAAGTGACTTTTTATCTTAA
- the LOC124429535 gene encoding ELKS/Rab6-interacting/CAST family member 1-like isoform X3: MYMILKLVCNTRLENVQDLEKIKSARKEIIQERIINKTDKTEDTSIEVPVQDNDKSKKPKEIMILSDDNDKDVNTEEIKILQDDNDLSNEKKQKRDLEEKLQNAKQHLTKLKENGEQQISFLKDALQKAEEQLAQAKKETITITADRDRLLQTVSTLKEEINNVIGKNVSLHRECQDLKCKLQTASECETKTCTVVQDEVNLIKSIVKQKEEILQAEIIELKGLIAELTNVTKIQERRICELTNICKKQQCGLRDKSKMIIEKESKIFEIQSLLKSYSCKCTGMQNDIQNLESTLNKESNTCNGLKEELERFKDDYNCMLNIKTKIIEEQDETIKKQKRLLQDSESMAQQAASEFEEIRNELVHEKETCESLRIALITAEVQLNQKYNVECKKCQNLIAEVNLLDQQKQKALIAAKEALRKLCISVRDYQRELVFERQQCKFLTLKLKEKQDEVEYIKKEFAYKKKTIVRRTSDFLS; the protein is encoded by the exons ATGTACATGATACTGAAATTG GTATGTAATACAAGATTAGAAAATGTACAggatttagaaaaaataaaatctgcaagaaaagaaattatacaagaaagaattataaataaaacagataAAACAGAAGATACTTCTATAGAGGTACCAGTGCAAGAcaatgataaaagtaaaaaaccaaaagaaattATGATACTGAGTGATGACAATGATAAAGATGTTAATacagaagaaattaaaatactgCAGGATGATAAT GATTTatctaacgaaaaaaaacagaagagagATTTGGAGGAGAAGTTGCAAAATGCGAAGCAACATTTAACAAAGCtgaaagaaaatggagaacAGCAAATATCTTTCCTAAAAGATGCTCTACAAAAAGCTGAGGAGCAACTTGcacaagcaaaaaaagaaactattacaattactgcagatagagatagattaTTACAAACTGTATCAACACTAAAG gaggaaataaataatgtaattgGCAAAAATGTGTCTTTACATCGCGAATGCCAGgatttaaaatgtaaattgcAAACAGCTTCTGAATGTGAAACGAAAAC tTGCACAGTTGTTCAAGATGAAGTTAATCTTATAAAATCTATagttaaacaaaaagaagagatttTACAGgcagaaataattgaattaaaaggATTGATTGCAGAACTTACAAATGTtacaaaaatacaagaaagaagaatatgtGAATTAACTAACATTTGTAAAAAACAACAATGTGGTTTAcgtgataaaagtaaaatgattattgaaaag GAAtctaaaatattcgaaatccAATCACTACTTAAGTCATATAGTTGCAAATGCACAGGAATGCAAAATGATATTCAAAATTTAGAATCTACTTTAAATAAAGAATCAAATACATGTAATGGTTTAAAAGAGGAGTTAGAACGTTTTAAGGATGATTATAATTGTATGTTAaacattaaaacaaaaattatagaagAACAAGATGAAACGATCAAAAAACAGAAACGA TTATTGCAAGATAGCGAAAGTATGGCTCAACAAGCAGCTTCTGAATTTGAGGAAATTAGGAACGAACTTGttcatgaaaaagaaacatgtgAATCTTTAAGAATTGCATTAATTACTGCAGAAGttcaattaaatcaaaaatataatgtgGAATGCAAGAAATGTCAAAATTTAATTGCAGAAGTGAATTTGTTAGatcaacaaaaacaaaaagcatTAATTGCAGCAAAAGAAgctttaagaaaattatgcaTTTCTGTAAGAGATTACCAAAGGGAATTGGTCTTTGAAAGACAGCAATGTAAATTTCTAACATTAAAACTGAAGGAAAAGCAAGATGAAGTTgaatacattaaaaaagaatttgcttataaaaaaaaaacaattgtgCGCAGAACAAGTGACTTTTTATCTTAA
- the LOC124429540 gene encoding COA8 family protein CG14806, mitochondrial, with protein sequence MSNRCTFLFRKYPVKTIRPFCSKSSIDKEQNEVNFDQIGKPDPVSNLRPIIFKKSHNESKLEKKYREAREDIQLWNQTFWTKHNKSFVQERNKFQETLKAQGKTSLTADDMSVFYKYFLDKNWRLHFDYNILWYKKNVNLLLLELRVKISKLIYK encoded by the exons atgagtAATAGATGTACTTTCTTATTCAGAAAATATCCAGTCAAAACAATTCGTCCTTTTTGTTCA AAATCATCGATAGATAAGGAACAAAATGAGGTAAATTTTGATCAAATTGGAAAACCAGATCCTGTTTCAAATTTGAgacctattatttttaaaaaatctcaTAATGAATCTAAATTGGAGAAAAAATACAGAGAAGCTAGAGAGGATATTCAGCTTTGGAATCAAACATTCTGGACAAAACATAACAAGAGTTTCGTACAA gAACGCAATAAGTTTCAAGAAACATTGAAAGCACAAGGTAAAACATCATTAACAGCAGATGACATGTctgtcttttataaatattttcttgacaAAAATTGGAGATTGCATTTTgactataatattttatggtataaaaagaatgttaatcttttattacttGAATTGAGggtaaaaatatctaaattaatatataaataa